A genomic window from Tolypothrix sp. PCC 7910 includes:
- a CDS encoding lysophospholipid acyltransferase family protein produces the protein MTNSLFGISNNVSERTPGWSLNERDTQFIEMLMPVGEWLYRYYFQVKTAGWDYIPKEGKVLLVGSHNGGMASPDLIMMMYDWFSRFGTERLIYGLMHPYAWKVSPEIGKLAQKLGAIVAHPKMASAAFDLGASVLVYPGGQYDMFRPYSQRHKINFAGNKGFIKLALKQEVPIIPLISVGAHDTLIVLFDCYNLVKQLHQWGLPWLYQLDPGVFPIYLGLPWGLSIGPLPNIPLPVQIHTRVCPPIIFERYGKDAARDRDYVNACYKLVTFQMQQELDKLVRDSSVKIEARG, from the coding sequence ATGACTAATAGCTTGTTTGGAATATCAAATAATGTCTCTGAACGTACGCCAGGTTGGTCATTAAATGAGCGAGATACCCAGTTTATAGAAATGTTAATGCCTGTAGGGGAATGGTTGTACCGTTACTACTTTCAAGTAAAAACCGCTGGTTGGGATTACATACCAAAAGAAGGAAAGGTATTACTAGTTGGTTCTCATAATGGCGGAATGGCTTCGCCCGACTTAATAATGATGATGTATGATTGGTTTTCTCGATTTGGAACTGAGCGTTTGATTTATGGTTTAATGCATCCTTACGCTTGGAAAGTAAGTCCAGAAATAGGCAAATTAGCTCAAAAATTAGGAGCGATTGTTGCACATCCAAAAATGGCTAGTGCGGCTTTTGATTTAGGTGCTAGTGTTTTGGTCTACCCAGGAGGACAATATGATATGTTTCGTCCTTATAGCCAACGCCATAAAATTAATTTTGCAGGTAATAAAGGGTTTATCAAGCTAGCTTTAAAACAAGAAGTACCAATAATTCCTTTAATATCCGTAGGCGCTCATGATACTTTGATAGTTTTATTTGACTGTTATAATTTAGTCAAACAGTTACATCAGTGGGGATTACCTTGGTTATATCAATTAGATCCAGGAGTGTTTCCCATTTATTTAGGTTTACCTTGGGGTTTGTCTATTGGCCCTTTACCTAATATTCCTTTACCTGTGCAAATTCATACTCGTGTATGCCCTCCAATTATTTTTGAGCGATATGGCAAAGATGCAGCGAGAGATAGGGATTATGTAAATGCTTGTTATAAGTTAGTTACTTTTCAAATGCAGCAGGAATTAGATAAATTAGTTAGAGATTCTAGCGTGAAGATAGAGGCTAGAGGCTAG
- a CDS encoding sulfurtransferase, giving the protein MNTQLLISPQELTSLLAENSSQVVIIDTRSPEEYTISHIPNSINIRDFFTYLLDNSSPVGLNKLQEHFQEILSSVGITGAEWLIVYEDAFNKGYGQSCRAAFLLKYLGCAHVSVLHGGYRAWLNAELPITNEVPLCERSIFKLHPNSEMMVTTTEMLQAIENPAIIKLDVRDHEEWLGLSSSPYAPDFCPRKGRIPNALWLEWHRLMTSDSDIPMFRSKSEILEICQSLGITLDSIVYVYCFKGSRAANTLIALQTAGIYAKNYFGSWNEWSRDFLLPIDSKII; this is encoded by the coding sequence GTGAATACACAACTCCTCATTTCTCCTCAAGAACTCACGTCTCTGTTAGCAGAAAATTCATCACAGGTTGTCATTATCGATACGCGCAGTCCAGAAGAATATACTATTTCCCATATTCCTAACTCTATTAATATTAGAGATTTTTTTACCTACCTTTTAGATAATTCTTCCCCAGTAGGGTTAAATAAACTGCAAGAGCATTTTCAAGAAATTCTCAGCAGTGTAGGAATCACTGGTGCTGAATGGTTAATTGTGTATGAGGATGCTTTTAATAAAGGTTATGGTCAATCTTGTCGAGCAGCTTTTCTATTAAAATATTTGGGTTGCGCTCACGTATCTGTCTTACATGGAGGATATAGAGCATGGCTGAATGCGGAATTACCTATTACCAATGAAGTCCCATTATGTGAACGCAGCATATTTAAATTGCATCCCAACTCTGAGATGATGGTGACTACCACCGAGATGTTGCAAGCAATTGAGAATCCAGCAATTATAAAATTAGATGTGCGCGATCACGAAGAATGGCTGGGGTTGAGTTCTTCTCCCTATGCTCCTGATTTCTGCCCTCGTAAAGGTAGAATTCCTAATGCTTTGTGGCTAGAATGGCATCGTTTAATGACATCTGATTCGGACATACCTATGTTTCGCTCAAAATCAGAAATTTTAGAAATTTGTCAATCTTTAGGTATTACTTTAGACTCTATAGTGTATGTTTACTGTTTTAAAGGTTCTAGGGCTGCGAATACTTTAATTGCTTTACAAACAGCAGGAATTTACGCCAAAAATTATTTTGGTTCTTGGAATGAATGGTCTCGCGATTTTTTGCTACCTATTGATAGTAAAATCATCTGA
- a CDS encoding RMD1 family protein: MQKLLFNDRDSFRAQALFLGKKINLKTLENYICLATMPVMVTVGEQGGAVLFDYGAVVLFNLEPVEKVDFLTKLSSKVSDAFANPETEEVEIKLKLAESERVKEGKIFLQDFSVERLQIVADILAKSVVLSHYETSLATVFDQIEPFAASLQSEHRSSRQSRELLRQLGTTLLVQHKIVGRVEIIDKPELLWESPQLENLYLRLEDEYEIRERHHALERKLDLISQTAQTVLEFMQHSSSQRVEWYVVILIVVEILLSLYDIIFKG; encoded by the coding sequence ATGCAAAAACTACTTTTTAATGACAGAGATAGCTTTAGAGCGCAGGCCCTATTCCTTGGTAAAAAAATTAATCTTAAAACATTAGAGAATTACATTTGCTTGGCAACTATGCCAGTGATGGTTACAGTAGGTGAACAGGGTGGTGCAGTACTATTCGACTATGGTGCAGTTGTTCTATTTAACCTTGAGCCTGTAGAAAAGGTAGACTTCTTAACTAAACTATCCTCAAAAGTTAGTGATGCTTTTGCCAACCCAGAAACAGAAGAGGTGGAAATTAAGCTCAAACTTGCCGAAAGTGAGAGAGTGAAGGAAGGAAAGATTTTCTTGCAAGACTTTAGTGTAGAACGCTTGCAGATAGTAGCTGATATTCTCGCTAAGAGTGTAGTCTTATCTCATTATGAAACTAGCCTAGCGACTGTATTTGATCAAATTGAACCATTTGCTGCTAGTCTCCAAAGTGAACACAGAAGTTCACGCCAGAGTCGGGAATTATTGCGTCAACTTGGCACTACGTTGTTAGTTCAACATAAGATTGTAGGACGAGTAGAGATTATCGATAAACCAGAGTTACTTTGGGAATCCCCACAGTTAGAAAACTTATATCTGCGATTAGAAGATGAATACGAAATCAGGGAACGGCACCATGCTTTAGAACGTAAACTAGACCTAATTTCTCAAACCGCACAAACAGTACTGGAATTTATGCAGCATAGCAGTAGCCAGCGAGTTGAGTGGTATGTAGTAATTCTCATTGTGGTAGAGATTTTACTATCACTTTACGATATTATTTTCAAAGGCTAA
- a CDS encoding VOC family protein: MDNNPSILSHISIGTNDFAKAIAFYDKVLPTLGCKRIMEHPGAVAYGKQFPEFWVQTPFDGKPATVGNGTHIGFIAPTKESVHAFYQAALAAGGVDDGAPGPRPDYGEPYYGCFVRDPDGHKVEASYWDMQLIQELYMDEV, translated from the coding sequence ATGGATAATAATCCCAGCATTCTCTCACACATCTCGATTGGCACGAATGATTTTGCAAAGGCGATCGCATTCTACGACAAAGTACTGCCCACCCTTGGCTGTAAGCGAATTATGGAACATCCGGGTGCTGTCGCCTATGGTAAGCAGTTTCCAGAATTTTGGGTACAAACGCCATTTGATGGTAAACCTGCAACCGTCGGGAATGGCACTCATATTGGTTTTATCGCACCAACTAAAGAATCAGTTCATGCGTTTTATCAAGCAGCATTAGCAGCGGGAGGCGTGGATGATGGTGCGCCAGGCCCAAGACCGGACTATGGTGAACCATACTATGGCTGCTTTGTCCGCGATCCCGATGGTCATAAGGTTGAAGCGTCTTATTGGGATATGCAACTGATTCAGGAACTTTATATGGATGAAGTCTAG
- a CDS encoding thermonuclease family protein, with product MDILALILVLATIVGTVDAETIRIKDNAGQKITLKLACIYVPKATAQAIPATQKLKQLLPPLSPVVIRRTEKLRSDRIVGEVFVNNRSVNLLMVESGNAIVDRETLQNCSESKTQYLIAEANAKNHRWGLWQQSNNPITQPKILSWRGKLIYEEIPPVMSVKAYLGEEFFLISHTPNQTRLVLRPSVQVSRDQLRSLQNQEVEITAEYVAGTRPSPNQVACPLDADGQCMPQGAGYQVLSIKLAK from the coding sequence ATGGATATACTAGCACTAATATTAGTACTAGCTACAATAGTGGGGACTGTAGACGCTGAAACAATTCGTATTAAAGATAATGCAGGACAAAAAATTACACTCAAGCTAGCCTGTATCTATGTACCAAAGGCGACAGCACAGGCGATCCCCGCAACACAAAAGCTCAAACAGTTATTACCACCTTTAAGTCCTGTTGTGATTAGACGCACAGAAAAACTAAGAAGCGATCGCATCGTTGGTGAAGTTTTTGTGAATAATCGCTCAGTTAATCTGCTGATGGTAGAGTCCGGTAACGCTATTGTTGACCGTGAAACTTTACAAAATTGCTCGGAGAGCAAAACCCAATATTTAATTGCCGAAGCTAATGCTAAAAATCATCGCTGGGGATTATGGCAACAATCAAATAACCCTATCACTCAACCAAAAATATTATCTTGGCGGGGAAAATTAATTTATGAAGAAATTCCTCCCGTGATGTCAGTTAAAGCTTATCTTGGAGAGGAATTTTTTCTGATTTCTCACACCCCAAACCAAACTCGGTTAGTGTTGCGTCCATCTGTTCAAGTTTCTCGCGATCAATTGCGATCGCTTCAGAATCAAGAAGTAGAAATTACCGCAGAATACGTTGCAGGAACTCGTCCATCCCCCAATCAAGTTGCTTGTCCTTTAGATGCTGATGGCCAATGTATGCCTCAAGGCGCTGGTTATCAAGTTTTATCTATCAAGCTAGCCAAATAG
- the xisF gene encoding fdxN element excision recombinase XisF, which translates to MDVWGYARVSTDEQAEDQGSLIKQMRRLRDAGATHIYYDVESRTSDQRKGLLQLIEDINASAIGKVSKLLFIRIDRLTSSSMTFYRLMDALKKKGIQPYALDEPFDLSSIGGELTIDVRLAASKYEVKMLAMRVKKERDTRKANKKPHWNAPLGYIVEDDKYKRDERLCVCLIAGKRELTRSQLMRFVFDTFLTVGTVSQTVKVLHETFGIQANAVPKATDTRINLLEEEEEIVLENINKSRGGALNLRYPHTGLKWSVSGLRSILVNPIYAGGTLYNTLVRPKGHRKPFDEWEVTWGTHEDEAIISREEHERIKAMIRENRNNRWATEQKYVNPFANLVKCAHCGAAYSRQCKKLVKRKGFVRHHYQCSFYRTGACHNGRMIASDELEKQVIHHLVGEAERLAGLVEHKVDSSEEAPEIKTLRASLNTLEALPSNPAIAKAKEDIRMQIANAIATTNYASKQYLIAKERIVMAFSNQRYWEGLEQQDKQALLKGCIKKIVVDGNLVTGLELLYLH; encoded by the coding sequence ATGGACGTTTGGGGTTATGCGCGGGTTTCCACAGATGAGCAAGCTGAAGATCAAGGCTCGTTAATTAAACAAATGCGTCGGTTGCGTGATGCTGGCGCAACGCACATATATTACGATGTAGAAAGCCGTACCAGCGATCAAAGGAAAGGGCTTTTACAGTTAATTGAAGATATCAATGCATCTGCAATAGGGAAAGTATCGAAGCTGTTATTTATCCGGATTGACCGCTTAACATCTTCATCAATGACCTTTTATCGCTTGATGGATGCGTTAAAAAAGAAAGGTATACAGCCTTATGCGTTAGATGAACCGTTTGACTTATCGAGTATTGGTGGCGAGTTAACTATTGATGTCAGGCTAGCAGCATCTAAGTATGAGGTGAAAATGCTAGCAATGCGAGTCAAAAAAGAGCGCGACACTCGCAAAGCTAATAAAAAGCCTCACTGGAACGCACCTTTGGGCTATATCGTTGAGGATGACAAATACAAACGAGATGAAAGGCTTTGCGTATGTTTAATTGCAGGTAAGAGAGAATTGACGCGATCGCAACTGATGCGATTTGTTTTTGATACATTTTTAACAGTAGGGACAGTCTCTCAAACGGTCAAAGTACTGCATGAGACTTTTGGTATCCAAGCAAACGCCGTCCCCAAAGCCACCGATACGAGGATTAACCTTTTAGAAGAGGAAGAAGAAATTGTACTCGAGAATATCAATAAATCGCGTGGAGGTGCGTTAAATCTGCGTTATCCCCACACGGGGTTGAAATGGTCGGTTTCGGGATTGCGATCAATACTTGTGAATCCTATCTATGCAGGGGGGACACTATATAACACATTAGTTCGTCCTAAAGGACATCGCAAACCTTTTGATGAATGGGAAGTGACATGGGGAACCCACGAAGACGAAGCGATTATCAGCCGTGAAGAACACGAACGCATCAAAGCCATGATTCGGGAGAATCGAAATAATCGCTGGGCTACGGAGCAAAAATATGTCAACCCATTCGCCAATTTAGTGAAATGCGCTCATTGTGGTGCAGCTTATAGTCGCCAGTGCAAGAAATTAGTGAAACGCAAAGGTTTTGTGCGTCATCACTATCAATGCAGCTTTTATCGGACTGGTGCTTGTCATAACGGACGAATGATTGCTTCCGATGAATTAGAAAAACAAGTAATTCATCATCTAGTTGGCGAAGCCGAAAGGTTAGCTGGACTAGTAGAACATAAAGTTGATTCTTCAGAGGAAGCACCAGAAATCAAAACATTGCGGGCATCATTAAATACCTTAGAAGCATTACCATCAAATCCAGCAATTGCAAAAGCGAAAGAAGATATTAGGATGCAAATTGCAAACGCTATCGCTACCACAAACTATGCATCTAAACAATATCTGATAGCTAAAGAACGGATTGTGATGGCATTTTCTAATCAGAGGTACTGGGAAGGATTAGAACAACAAGACAAACAAGCTTTACTTAAAGGATGTATCAAAAAAATAGTGGTAGATGGCAACCTGGTAACAGGACTTGAATTACTATATTTACACTAA
- a CDS encoding nitrogenase component 1 — MVSDSQRISSLLFTEPVDLLIGNSYGKYLWRDCKVPLVRIGYPIMDRHHLHRYSTIGYQGVINLLNWVVNTIFEDIDQRTNIPSKTDISYDLVR, encoded by the coding sequence ATTGTATCTGATAGCCAACGCATTAGTTCACTGTTGTTCACCGAGCCAGTTGACCTATTAATCGGTAACTCCTACGGTAAGTACCTGTGGCGCGATTGCAAGGTGCCCTTAGTAAGAATCGGCTATCCCATAATGGATCGTCACCACCTGCACCGCTACAGCACCATCGGTTACCAAGGTGTAATCAACCTCCTCAACTGGGTTGTTAACACAATCTTCGAGGACATCGATCAACGCACCAATATTCCTTCCAAGACTGACATTTCTTACGACTTAGTTCGATAG
- a CDS encoding Mo-dependent nitrogenase C-terminal domain-containing protein, translated as MASISQGHSHPHPNYHPPNYKRSGSFDILQPLRRLVDGIPVKNARFAHLLCRVIPCCCPFERDINLFGRTYHVPALCKFNPLYDEVVSLRFRALSFLADECGEDVTKYIC; from the coding sequence ATGGCAAGTATTAGTCAGGGTCACTCTCATCCTCATCCTAATTACCATCCACCAAACTATAAACGCTCTGGTTCTTTTGATATTCTCCAACCTTTGCGCCGTCTGGTAGATGGTATTCCGGTAAAAAATGCTCGTTTTGCCCATCTACTCTGTAGAGTAATACCTTGCTGTTGCCCGTTTGAGCGCGATATCAATTTATTTGGGCGGACTTACCATGTTCCAGCACTGTGCAAATTTAATCCTTTGTATGACGAAGTCGTTAGTTTGCGCTTCCGGGCTTTATCTTTTCTTGCCGATGAATGTGGTGAGGATGTAACGAAATACATTTGTTAG
- the xisF gene encoding fdxN element excision recombinase XisF yields the protein MKVYGYARVSTQEQAEEFDALNQQVARLKAAGATEVLIDIESGRNDERKQYNELLKLVQQNQVDEIIITRVDRLGRSVITIHKAIDVFVRHNVNLRILDAPVDPNSPFGWFSINQMSGLAEFESRLLSQRIRHGNNYFRQQLKYCVPPFGYTKDENQRLTPNHNIHAKSGKTYFELAKIIIDLTLSMRSLKDVCDYIYTEYEIVFSIAGLRDWVKNPALQGHTAYFFRKKKGINREPIINFNTHEALITAATVEAIQHKLSENKKYRSSTKSTRGDYPLAGLIKCAHCGGSMYRNFSRHKTRVEYIRCVNYNKPGKYHCENSKCTRLREIIAQTIAALCENAPHLIEHLETQSTTMQVTNTKDIDKFTNELSVLRGLRSSNPDIMEAIAKIEATINTLSTPTRIVDRDAFENAKRKIAIASQATFWESLDDSELQSALAEFVEKVEVDSSGTITPTFKLPLTLSSMRP from the coding sequence ATGAAAGTTTACGGTTACGCCCGTGTGAGTACACAAGAACAAGCTGAGGAATTTGACGCGCTAAATCAGCAAGTAGCCAGATTAAAAGCTGCGGGTGCAACGGAAGTTTTAATAGATATCGAGTCAGGACGCAACGATGAGAGAAAACAGTATAACGAGTTGCTGAAGTTGGTACAACAAAACCAAGTTGATGAAATTATCATCACTCGCGTCGATCGCTTGGGTAGAAGTGTGATTACTATCCATAAAGCGATCGATGTTTTTGTGAGGCATAATGTCAATCTGCGGATATTGGATGCACCCGTTGACCCCAATTCCCCTTTTGGCTGGTTTAGTATCAATCAAATGTCGGGGTTGGCAGAATTTGAATCCAGGCTGTTATCCCAGCGGATTCGCCACGGAAATAATTATTTTCGCCAGCAATTAAAATATTGCGTTCCGCCTTTTGGATATACGAAAGACGAAAATCAGCGTTTAACCCCTAATCACAATATTCATGCCAAATCAGGGAAGACTTACTTTGAGTTAGCCAAGATAATTATCGACTTAACGCTGTCAATGCGATCGCTTAAAGATGTTTGCGATTATATTTACACCGAATATGAAATAGTTTTTAGCATCGCTGGCTTGCGAGATTGGGTGAAAAACCCTGCACTGCAAGGGCATACAGCTTATTTTTTCCGCAAGAAGAAAGGCATTAATCGAGAACCAATCATTAATTTCAACACTCACGAAGCCTTAATTACCGCCGCCACAGTAGAAGCTATTCAACACAAGCTGTCAGAAAATAAGAAGTATCGCAGTTCCACCAAATCAACCCGTGGCGACTATCCACTCGCAGGTTTAATTAAATGCGCTCATTGTGGCGGAAGTATGTATCGTAACTTTTCCCGCCACAAAACCAGAGTTGAGTATATCCGCTGCGTTAATTACAACAAACCCGGAAAATATCACTGCGAAAACTCCAAATGTACCCGACTGCGGGAAATCATCGCCCAGACGATCGCAGCTTTATGTGAAAATGCACCCCATTTAATCGAACACCTAGAAACTCAGTCAACAACAATGCAGGTGACGAATACCAAAGACATTGACAAATTCACCAATGAATTATCTGTGCTGCGGGGACTTCGCAGCTCTAACCCCGATATCATGGAAGCGATCGCCAAAATTGAGGCGACGATTAACACCCTATCAACACCCACTAGAATTGTTGATAGGGATGCTTTTGAAAATGCCAAGCGAAAAATTGCGATCGCTTCTCAGGCTACATTCTGGGAATCACTGGATGATTCAGAACTGCAATCGGCGTTGGCTGAGTTCGTAGAGAAAGTTGAGGTAGACTCGTCAGGAACTATCACTCCTACCTTTAAATTGCCATTAACCCTATCCTCAATGCGCCCATAG
- the nifK gene encoding nitrogenase molybdenum-iron protein subunit beta has translation MPQNPDNIQDHVQLFHQPEYKQLFQNKKEFENGHDPAEVERVAEWTKSWDYREKNFAREALTVNPAKGCQPLGAMFAAVGFEGTLPFVQGSQGCVAYFRTHLTRHYKEPFSGVSSSMTEDAAVFGGLQNMIDGLANSYTLYKPKMIAVCTTCMAEVIGDDLQAFINNAKSAGSVPQDFPVPYAHTPSFVGSHITGYDNMMKGILSTLTAGKKKSTSNGKINFIAGFDTYVGNYREIKRIASVMGLDYTLLSDSSEYVDSPNDGEFNMYPGGTKLEDAADAINAKATVVLQAHSTPKTRDYITKEWKQDVVVSRPWGIKGTDEFLMKLSELTGKPIPEELEIERGRAVDAMTDSHAWVHGKRFAIYGDPDLVYSVVSFMLELGAEPVHILVHNSNDVFEKELQALLDSSPFGKEAKIWAGKDLWHLRSLMRLLSR, from the coding sequence ATGCCTCAGAATCCAGATAATATTCAAGATCACGTTCAACTGTTCCACCAACCCGAGTACAAACAACTTTTTCAAAACAAGAAAGAGTTTGAAAACGGTCATGACCCCGCTGAAGTAGAACGGGTTGCAGAATGGACAAAAAGCTGGGATTATCGTGAAAAGAACTTCGCTCGTGAAGCGTTGACAGTTAATCCAGCTAAAGGTTGCCAACCTTTAGGCGCGATGTTCGCTGCTGTTGGTTTTGAAGGTACTCTACCCTTCGTTCAAGGTTCTCAAGGTTGCGTGGCTTACTTCCGTACCCACTTAACCCGTCACTACAAAGAACCATTCTCTGGTGTGTCTTCTTCCATGACTGAAGACGCAGCGGTGTTTGGTGGTCTGCAAAACATGATTGATGGCTTGGCAAACTCTTACACTCTGTACAAGCCCAAAATGATTGCAGTCTGCACCACCTGTATGGCTGAGGTTATCGGGGATGACTTACAAGCGTTTATTAACAACGCTAAGAGTGCTGGTTCAGTTCCTCAAGATTTCCCAGTACCTTACGCTCATACTCCTAGCTTTGTGGGTTCCCACATCACTGGCTATGACAACATGATGAAGGGAATTCTTTCTACCTTAACAGCAGGTAAGAAGAAATCTACCAGCAACGGCAAAATCAACTTTATCGCTGGTTTTGACACCTATGTAGGCAATTACCGCGAAATCAAGCGTATCGCTTCCGTGATGGGCTTAGACTACACCCTGCTCTCAGATAGCAGCGAGTATGTAGATTCACCCAATGATGGTGAATTTAATATGTACCCAGGTGGTACTAAGTTAGAAGATGCAGCAGATGCAATTAATGCTAAAGCTACAGTTGTTCTGCAAGCTCACTCTACTCCTAAGACCCGTGATTACATCACTAAAGAATGGAAGCAAGATGTAGTCGTTTCTCGTCCTTGGGGTATCAAGGGTACTGATGAGTTCTTGATGAAACTCAGCGAACTGACTGGTAAACCCATTCCTGAAGAACTAGAAATCGAACGCGGTCGTGCAGTTGACGCAATGACTGACTCCCATGCTTGGGTTCACGGTAAGCGCTTCGCTATCTACGGCGATCCCGATTTGGTTTACAGTGTTGTTAGCTTCATGCTGGAATTGGGTGCTGAACCTGTTCACATTTTGGTTCACAACTCCAATGATGTATTTGAAAAAGAACTGCAAGCATTGCTAGATTCTAGCCCATTCGGTAAGGAAGCTAAAATCTGGGCAGGTAAAGACTTGTGGCACTTACGTTCACTAATGCGTTTGCTATCAAGATAA
- a CDS encoding nitrogenase molybdenum-iron protein subunit alpha yields the protein MNHKKDYSGPYHGYDGFAIFARDMDLALNSPTWGLIGAPWSKKAGAKAKAAV from the coding sequence TTGAACCATAAAAAGGATTACTCCGGCCCTTATCACGGTTATGACGGATTTGCTATCTTCGCCCGTGATATGGATTTGGCACTCAACAGCCCAACTTGGGGTCTAATCGGCGCTCCTTGGAGCAAGAAAGCTGGCGCTAAAGCTAAAGCTGCCGTTTAG
- a CDS encoding site-specific integrase, with protein MHNQGQDKYQQAFADLEPVSSTDGSFFGSSLQAQQQREHMRTKVLQELEKVNLRLKSAKTKVTIRESNGSLQLRATLPIKPGDIDKNGTGRKQYNISLNIPANLDGLKTAEEEAYELGKLIARKTFEWNDKYLGTEAIKKEFKTIGELLAKFEDEYFKTHKRTTKSEHTFFYYFSRTQRFTNPQDIATAENLISYIDKIDKEWARYNAARAIAAFCQTFKIEIDLSKYSKMPDRNSRNIPTDGEIATGIAKFEEYLLSRGNQVNQDVKDSWQLWRWAYGMLAVFGLRPRELFINPDIDWWLSQENVDLTWKVHKDCKTGERQALPLHKQWIEEFDLRNPKYLEMLATAISKKDKNNHAEITALTQRVSWWFRKIGLDFKPYDLRHAWAIRAHILGIPIKAAADNLGHSVQVHTQTYQRWFSLDMRKLAINQALSKRDEVELIREENAKLRMENEKLKLEIEKLKMELVYKRS; from the coding sequence ATGCATAACCAGGGTCAAGATAAATATCAACAAGCTTTCGCTGACTTAGAGCCTGTTTCGTCTACCGATGGCAGTTTTTTCGGCTCGAGTCTGCAAGCACAGCAGCAAAGAGAACACATGAGAACAAAAGTCCTACAAGAGTTAGAGAAGGTGAATCTGCGTTTAAAGTCTGCAAAGACAAAGGTAACAATTCGAGAATCTAACGGAAGTCTGCAATTACGCGCGACGTTACCAATTAAACCCGGCGATATAGATAAAAACGGCACTGGCAGAAAACAATATAATATTAGCTTGAATATTCCCGCCAATTTAGATGGACTGAAGACAGCGGAAGAAGAAGCCTATGAGTTAGGAAAGTTAATTGCCCGTAAAACCTTTGAATGGAATGATAAATATTTAGGCACTGAGGCAATTAAAAAAGAGTTTAAAACCATAGGAGAATTACTCGCCAAGTTTGAAGATGAGTATTTTAAAACTCATAAACGCACTACTAAAAGCGAACATACATTTTTTTATTATTTCTCGAGAACACAAAGATTTACTAATCCTCAAGATATTGCTACGGCTGAAAATTTGATAAGTTATATTGACAAAATTGATAAAGAATGGGCTAGATATAATGCAGCTAGAGCTATCGCGGCATTCTGTCAAACCTTCAAAATAGAAATTGATTTATCTAAGTATTCTAAAATGCCCGATCGCAATTCTCGGAACATCCCCACGGATGGCGAAATAGCTACGGGAATTGCCAAGTTTGAAGAATATTTGCTTTCCAGAGGTAATCAAGTCAACCAAGACGTGAAAGATAGCTGGCAGCTTTGGCGCTGGGCTTATGGAATGTTAGCAGTTTTTGGCTTACGTCCACGAGAATTATTTATTAATCCGGATATTGATTGGTGGTTGAGCCAAGAAAATGTAGATTTGACTTGGAAAGTTCATAAGGATTGTAAAACAGGGGAAAGACAAGCTTTACCTTTACATAAACAATGGATTGAAGAATTTGATTTAAGAAATCCCAAGTATTTAGAAATGCTGGCAACGGCGATTAGTAAAAAAGATAAAAATAATCATGCAGAAATCACAGCTTTAACACAAAGAGTTAGTTGGTGGTTTCGGAAAATTGGCTTAGATTTTAAGCCCTACGATTTACGCCATGCTTGGGCAATTAGGGCGCATATTTTGGGGATACCAATTAAAGCAGCAGCAGATAATTTAGGGCATAGTGTGCAAGTGCATACGCAAACTTATCAGCGTTGGTTCTCGCTGGATATGCGGAAGTTGGCGATTAATCAA